One Palaemon carinicauda isolate YSFRI2023 chromosome 5, ASM3689809v2, whole genome shotgun sequence DNA window includes the following coding sequences:
- the LOC137640417 gene encoding uncharacterized protein: protein MKDKDGEILTRDEDVMKRWEQYFQELLNRPDTVNPIYEEMYYGPELELAPPTRVETNKATKSEKRPKTRMHPIPLLFNLVMEKVARSITARPEGVTYNNLKINCLGSADDIDIIGVNLREVENLTTQFKTTAYQVGLEINEGKTKIMEVARTLQLQGNVDLADIKIETVESFKYLVTNMSQNAVMAEEVTAKIGASNRCYFSLTDLFK from the exons ATGAAAGATAAAGATGGAGAAATACTCACGAGAGACGAGGATGTGATGAAGAGATGGGAGCAGTATTTTCAGGAACTACTGAATAGACCTGACACAGTAAATCCCATTTATGAGGAGATGTATTATGGTCCTGAATTAGAATTGGCGCCGCCCACTAGAGTGGAAACAAATAAAGCAACTAAaa GTGAAAAGCGTCCTAAAACAAGGATGCATCCTATCCCCCTTCTCTTCAACCTGGTAATGGAAAAGGTAGCAAGAAGCATAACTGCCAGGCCAGAAGGGGTCACTTATAATAACTTAAAGATCAACTGTTTAGGCTCTGCTGATGACATAGATATCATAGGGGTCAACCTCAGGGAGGTGGAGAACCTAACAACACAGTTCAAAACAACGGCTTACCAGGTGGGACTAGAGATAAATGAAGGCAAAACTAAAATCATGGAAGTAGCAAGAACACTGCAATTACAGGGAAATGTAGATCTTGCAGACATCAAAATTGAAACAGTAGAGTCCTTTAAATATCTGGTGACTAATATGTCACAGAATGCTGTAATGGCTGAAGAAGTTACAGCAAAGATCGGAGCATCCAACAGATGTTATTTCAGCCTTACAGATCTTTTTAAATGA
- the LOC137640418 gene encoding uncharacterized protein, producing MATGGYYHNRKDSEDQDKDLFYEKLQEVLDDIPKYDMIVLAGDFIAKVGKETDAYAPVIGKESLHEHSNDNGTQLQKTRRSLQDVRSLRGADCDTDHYLVRTKIKTKLSTRKSEQVEKRNRFDVEKLKEVAVKNNFQIKLANRFQMLEILDNDANGENVNTKWQAIEETVKTAAEGEVGYIQRRNAHWYDNECREVVERRKQVRAKLLQAPRDEGGREESQQENRN from the exons aagacagtgaagaccaAGATAAAGATCTGTTCTACGAAAAATTACAAGAAGTCCTTGATGATATCCCAAAATATGATATGATAGTGCTTGCAGGAGACTTCATTGCAAAGGTTGGCAAAGAGACAGATGCATATGCACCTGTCATAGGAAAAGAAAGCCTACATGAGCATTCAAATGACAATGGAACACAATTG CAGAAAACACGCAGGTCACTTCAAGATGTCAGAAGTCTACGAGGAGCAGACTGTGACACTGATCATTATTTAGTAAGgacgaaaattaaaacaaaactgagCACAAGAAAATCAGAACAAGTAGAAAAAAGAAATAGGTTTGATGTAGAAAAGCTGAAAGAAGTTGCAGTAAAGaacaattttcaaataaaactcGCTAACCGATTTCAAATGCTAGAGATTTTAGACAATGATGCAAACGgagaaaatgtaaatacaaaatggCAAGCAATTGAAGAAACAGTCAAGACAGCAGCAGAGGGTGAAGTTGGCTACATACAAAGAAGGAATGCCCACTGGTATGATAATGAATGCAGGGAGGTGGTGGAGAGGAGGAAACAAGTTAGAGCCAAGTTATTACAAGCCCCAAGAGACGAAGGCGGGAGAGAGGAATCCCAACAGGAAAACAGAAATTAA